A genomic stretch from Thermomonospora umbrina includes:
- a CDS encoding amidohydrolase family protein, with the protein MTCVDVHQHGWGPRLVEALRARGEPPFLRGWTLYLHGEPPYSVDPADHELPARAALARADGLDVALLSLSSPLGIEWLPPNESTPLLAAHHEDATALPAPFAAWASACLTDVDPRALDRALDHGFVGLQLPADALADAAGHRHCGPLLDVLEARDLPLFIHPGAAHAPRGLRDPAPEEPGWWAAMVPYVQQMHAAWFAFRAFGRPAHPRLRVCFTMLAGLAPLHGERLAARGGGRGAVDMDAFVETSSYGPRAVDAVVRALGVDVIVHGSDRPYASPRDPELGDAARHAFRNVNPRRLLTGN; encoded by the coding sequence ATGACCTGTGTGGACGTCCATCAGCACGGCTGGGGTCCGCGACTCGTCGAAGCCCTGCGCGCACGGGGGGAACCGCCGTTTCTCCGGGGGTGGACGCTGTATCTCCACGGTGAGCCGCCCTACTCCGTCGACCCCGCCGACCATGAACTTCCCGCCCGCGCCGCCCTGGCCCGCGCCGACGGCCTCGATGTTGCGTTGCTCTCCCTGTCGTCCCCGCTCGGCATCGAGTGGCTCCCCCCGAACGAGTCGACGCCGCTGCTGGCCGCCCACCACGAGGACGCCACCGCCCTGCCCGCCCCCTTCGCAGCCTGGGCCTCCGCCTGCCTGACCGACGTCGACCCACGCGCCTTGGACCGAGCCTTGGACCACGGCTTCGTGGGGCTCCAACTCCCCGCCGACGCCCTCGCCGACGCCGCCGGCCACCGGCACTGCGGCCCCCTGCTGGACGTACTGGAGGCCCGAGACCTCCCCCTGTTCATCCACCCCGGAGCCGCCCACGCCCCTCGGGGCCTCCGGGACCCCGCCCCTGAGGAGCCGGGGTGGTGGGCGGCGATGGTGCCTTATGTGCAGCAGATGCACGCCGCCTGGTTCGCGTTCCGGGCGTTCGGGCGACCCGCGCACCCCCGGCTGCGGGTGTGCTTCACGATGCTGGCCGGGCTCGCGCCGCTGCACGGAGAACGTCTCGCCGCGCGCGGCGGCGGACGGGGCGCGGTGGACATGGACGCGTTCGTCGAGACGTCCTCGTACGGGCCGCGCGCCGTGGACGCGGTGGTGCGGGCGCTCGGCGTGGACGTGATCGTGCACGGGTCCGACCGGCCGTACGCGAGCCCCCGGGACCCGGAGTTGGGCGACGCGGCCCGGCACGCCTTCAGGAACGTCAACCCCCGCCGACTGCTGACCGGAAACTGA
- a CDS encoding aromatic amino acid ammonia-lyase: protein MENSRIVIDGVGLGCAEVARVAREEIPVTVGPAGLERARRAWRVAAEVVAVQPVYGRTTGVGANRLVNVEWDPEDTEHGLHLLRSHAAGAGPLLGHEVARAMLTVRLNQLAAGGSGVDPGVLGALADTLNLGLVPPVPAYGAIGTGDLTALASTALCLLGERAWLTSADEGARPGPGFALKSSDALAFISSNAATLGEAALAVTDLRTLLAASTVVAALSLHAVHGSLEPYAPVVHEACPHPGQQQVAAAMRALLAWERPTPGRIQDPYGYRAFPQVHGPAVDTVGHAEATITREINAAAENPLVDVAGHTVWHNGNFHTAYVGLALDAARAAVFQTAALSAARLGTLVEPTFTGLHPFQAATDVSSGIMILEYVAHSAIGDVRRLATPAALGSAVLSRGVEEHAGFSTQSARATTEAVAGYRIALACELVAAVRALRMQGRPPSGGPLREAHDLAAEVLDPRVEDRPLDADIATAADLLTRLSVGGRPPTPPAPGR, encoded by the coding sequence GTGGAGAACAGCCGAATCGTTATCGACGGTGTCGGACTCGGGTGCGCCGAGGTGGCCCGGGTGGCTCGCGAGGAGATCCCCGTCACGGTGGGACCGGCCGGCCTGGAACGTGCCAGACGGGCGTGGCGGGTCGCCGCGGAGGTGGTCGCCGTCCAGCCGGTGTACGGCCGCACCACCGGCGTCGGGGCGAACCGCCTGGTCAACGTGGAATGGGACCCCGAGGACACCGAGCACGGCCTGCACCTGCTGCGCAGCCACGCGGCCGGGGCCGGCCCGTTGCTCGGCCACGAGGTCGCCCGCGCCATGCTGACGGTGCGGCTCAACCAGCTCGCGGCGGGCGGCTCCGGAGTCGACCCCGGCGTGCTGGGCGCGCTCGCCGACACGCTCAACCTGGGGCTCGTCCCGCCCGTCCCCGCGTACGGGGCCATCGGCACCGGGGACCTCACGGCGCTGGCCTCCACCGCGCTCTGCCTGCTGGGCGAACGCGCCTGGCTGACGAGCGCCGACGAGGGCGCACGGCCGGGGCCCGGGTTCGCACTGAAGTCCTCCGACGCGTTGGCGTTCATCAGTTCCAACGCCGCCACGCTGGGCGAGGCGGCGCTCGCCGTCACCGACCTGCGGACCCTGCTGGCGGCCTCCACGGTCGTCGCCGCCCTCTCCCTGCACGCCGTCCACGGCTCCCTCGAACCGTACGCGCCGGTCGTCCACGAGGCGTGCCCGCACCCCGGACAACAGCAGGTCGCCGCCGCCATGCGCGCCCTGCTCGCCTGGGAACGACCGACACCCGGCCGCATCCAGGACCCGTACGGCTACCGCGCGTTCCCCCAGGTGCACGGGCCGGCGGTGGACACGGTCGGGCACGCGGAGGCGACGATCACGCGGGAGATCAACGCGGCGGCCGAGAACCCCCTCGTCGACGTCGCCGGCCACACCGTCTGGCACAACGGCAACTTCCACACCGCCTACGTGGGACTGGCGCTGGACGCCGCCCGCGCCGCCGTCTTCCAGACCGCTGCGCTGTCGGCCGCCCGACTCGGCACCCTGGTCGAGCCCACCTTCACCGGGCTGCACCCGTTCCAGGCCGCCACCGACGTCAGCTCGGGGATCATGATCCTGGAGTACGTGGCGCACTCCGCCATCGGCGACGTCCGCCGCCTCGCCACCCCCGCCGCCCTCGGCAGCGCCGTCCTCTCCCGAGGCGTCGAGGAGCACGCGGGCTTCTCCACCCAGTCCGCCCGCGCCACCACCGAGGCCGTCGCCGGCTACCGCATCGCCCTCGCCTGCGAACTGGTCGCCGCCGTCCGCGCCCTCCGCATGCAGGGCCGCCCACCCTCCGGCGGCCCCCTCCGCGAGGCCCACGACCTCGCCGCCGAAGTCCTCGACCCCCGCGTCGAGGACCGCCCCTTGGACGCCGACATCGCCACCGCCGCCGACCTGCTGACGCGGTTGTCTGTGGGGGGACGACCCCCCACACCCCCCGCGCCCGGCCGTTGA
- a CDS encoding ABC transporter substrate-binding protein produces the protein MIRIVRGAALVMAAALALTACGDDDGNGGGDPLGGGGGGGSQTLVVGSADFPESELIGEIYAQALEAKSIKVQRKFKIGAREVYYGQVAGGSIQVFPEYNGALLQRVDQGNTAATTQDVDAQLKQKLPPALEILTPSAAEDKDALVVTAETAAKHNLKTLEDLEPVADDLVVGGPPEFKTRQQGMVGLEKVYGLKFKQFKSLDVAGPITVSNLSKGQIQAANLFTTNPAIAKNRFVALEDPKNVFGAQNVVPLIYKSKVNETARAALNAVSAKLTTADLIAMNGQMDDQKLDPEDVAKEWLKKQGLI, from the coding sequence ATGATCCGGATCGTACGGGGCGCCGCGCTCGTCATGGCCGCCGCGCTCGCCCTCACCGCCTGCGGCGACGACGACGGGAACGGCGGCGGCGACCCGCTGGGCGGAGGCGGTGGCGGCGGGTCGCAGACCCTGGTCGTCGGCTCGGCGGACTTCCCCGAGAGCGAGCTGATCGGCGAGATCTACGCCCAGGCGCTCGAGGCCAAGAGCATCAAGGTCCAGCGCAAGTTCAAGATCGGTGCCCGCGAGGTGTACTACGGCCAGGTGGCCGGCGGCTCGATCCAGGTGTTCCCCGAGTACAACGGGGCCCTGCTGCAGCGCGTCGACCAGGGCAACACCGCCGCCACCACCCAGGACGTGGACGCGCAGCTCAAGCAGAAGCTGCCGCCGGCGCTGGAGATCCTGACCCCCTCGGCCGCCGAGGACAAGGACGCCCTGGTGGTCACCGCCGAGACGGCGGCGAAGCACAACCTGAAGACCCTCGAGGACCTTGAGCCGGTCGCCGACGACCTCGTCGTGGGCGGCCCGCCGGAGTTCAAGACCCGTCAGCAGGGCATGGTCGGCCTGGAGAAGGTGTACGGGCTGAAGTTCAAGCAGTTCAAGTCGTTGGACGTGGCCGGACCCATCACCGTGTCCAACCTCTCCAAGGGCCAGATCCAGGCGGCCAACCTGTTCACCACCAACCCGGCCATCGCCAAGAACAGGTTCGTGGCCCTCGAGGACCCGAAGAACGTCTTCGGCGCCCAGAACGTGGTGCCGCTGATCTACAAGTCCAAGGTGAACGAGACGGCCCGCGCCGCCCTCAACGCGGTGTCGGCCAAGCTCACCACCGCCGACCTGATCGCCATGAACGGCCAGATGGACGACCAGAAGCTCGACCCCGAGGACGTCGCGAAGGAATGGCTCAAGAAGCAGGGCCTCATCTGA
- a CDS encoding ABC transporter permease, translating to MSPSAFAPGDDEPLIRWDWIERNLGDDIAEAFQEHLILSFTPILLGLAIALPLGIACARWRRLYPVVLAATSVLYAVPAIALFVVLVAFTGLTYSTVIYPLALYTLSVLVPGVVDGLRSVPDHVRQSADAMGFGPLRRLVQVELPLAIPVVMAGLRVATVSNISLVSVGSLIGIGGLGELFTTGLQRDFPTPIIVGIALIIALALVSDVLLLLVQRLLTPWERGRVSRRPERAAAEAVTVAGGER from the coding sequence GTGAGCCCCTCGGCGTTCGCCCCGGGCGACGACGAGCCGCTGATCCGGTGGGACTGGATCGAGCGCAACCTCGGCGACGACATCGCCGAGGCGTTCCAGGAACACCTGATCCTGTCGTTCACCCCGATCCTGCTGGGGCTGGCGATCGCGCTGCCGCTGGGCATCGCCTGCGCGCGGTGGCGGCGGCTGTACCCGGTGGTGCTGGCCGCCACCAGCGTGCTGTACGCGGTCCCGGCGATCGCGCTGTTCGTGGTGCTGGTCGCGTTCACCGGGCTGACCTACTCCACGGTGATCTACCCGCTGGCGCTCTACACCCTGTCGGTGCTGGTGCCCGGCGTGGTGGACGGGCTGCGCTCGGTTCCCGACCACGTACGGCAGTCGGCGGACGCGATGGGCTTCGGTCCGCTGCGCCGGCTGGTCCAGGTGGAGCTGCCGCTGGCGATCCCGGTGGTGATGGCGGGCCTGCGGGTCGCCACCGTCTCCAACATCAGCCTGGTCAGCGTGGGCTCGCTGATCGGCATCGGCGGGCTCGGCGAGCTGTTCACCACCGGGCTGCAGCGCGACTTCCCGACCCCGATCATCGTGGGCATCGCCCTGATCATCGCCCTGGCGCTGGTGTCGGACGTCCTCCTGCTGCTCGTGCAACGGCTGCTGACGCCCTGGGAGCGCGGTCGGGTGTCACGCCGGCCGGAACGGGCGGCGGCCGAGGCCGTCACCGTCGCCGGGGGTGAGCGGTGA
- a CDS encoding ABC transporter permease produces the protein MNAIWSALEWFTFSQQWRGPDGIPSRVVEHVWYSLLGFVITVLIALPAGLVLGHVRRGRLAGLTGFLVTSSANAARALPTLGLLILAVILTSAGDLVPILIPLVVLAVPPVLVNAYAGVQQVEPGLRDAAEGMGMRGRQVLLRVELPVAMPLILLGMRTAMIQIISTATIAAYVGLGGLGRYIVDGYARQDYDSMAGGAILVIALAVVTQFAFAGASRLTVSPGVRAR, from the coding sequence GTGAACGCCATCTGGAGCGCGCTGGAGTGGTTCACGTTCTCGCAGCAGTGGCGGGGGCCCGACGGCATCCCCAGCCGGGTGGTGGAGCACGTCTGGTACTCGCTGCTCGGCTTCGTGATCACGGTGCTGATCGCGCTGCCCGCCGGGCTGGTGCTGGGCCACGTCCGTCGCGGCCGGCTCGCGGGCCTCACCGGCTTCCTGGTGACCTCCTCGGCCAACGCCGCGCGGGCGCTGCCGACCCTGGGCCTGCTGATCCTGGCGGTGATCCTCACCTCGGCCGGCGACCTGGTGCCGATCCTCATCCCGCTGGTGGTGCTGGCCGTCCCGCCCGTCCTGGTGAACGCGTACGCGGGTGTCCAGCAGGTGGAGCCGGGGCTGCGGGACGCCGCCGAGGGGATGGGCATGCGCGGCCGGCAGGTGCTGCTGCGCGTGGAGCTGCCGGTGGCGATGCCGCTGATCCTGCTCGGCATGCGCACCGCGATGATCCAGATCATCTCCACCGCCACCATCGCCGCCTATGTCGGGCTCGGCGGGCTGGGCCGCTACATCGTCGACGGCTACGCCCGCCAGGATTACGACAGCATGGCCGGCGGCGCGATCCTGGTGATCGCGCTGGCGGTGGTCACCCAGTTCGCGTTCGCGGGAGCCTCCCGGTTGACGGTGTCCCCGGGGGTCCGCGCCCGATGA
- a CDS encoding IclR family transcriptional regulator, translating into MSQVPAARRTLAVLRLLASSAGPMPASAIARETAMPRSSAHHLLREMAEDGFVVYLPEERAWGLGVAAFEIGSAYLRQGPLERLARPPLRRLVDRVNEIAQLGVLHGAETLYLLKEQPPRHATLVTDVGVRMPASLTASGRSLLAHLPAAQVRALFPGPLVSRTGQGPSSLRELRRTLAEDARRGWSIEDGLITEGFTSIAACAFDHVGHPTAAVTVTFRRETRPEDAWPALAEAVRATAADLTRRLGGRPGTDPRT; encoded by the coding sequence ATGAGCCAGGTTCCCGCCGCCCGGCGGACGTTGGCGGTGCTGCGGCTGCTGGCGTCGTCGGCCGGACCCATGCCCGCGTCCGCCATCGCCCGGGAGACGGCGATGCCCCGGTCCAGCGCCCATCACCTGCTGCGCGAGATGGCCGAGGACGGCTTCGTCGTGTACCTGCCGGAGGAACGCGCGTGGGGCCTGGGGGTCGCCGCCTTCGAGATCGGCTCCGCCTACCTGCGGCAGGGCCCGCTGGAACGGCTGGCCCGCCCGCCGCTGCGCCGCCTGGTCGACCGGGTCAACGAGATCGCCCAGCTCGGGGTCCTGCACGGCGCGGAGACCCTGTACCTGCTGAAGGAGCAGCCTCCCCGGCACGCCACCCTGGTCACCGACGTCGGCGTCCGGATGCCCGCCTCGCTGACCGCCAGCGGCCGCTCGCTCCTGGCCCACCTGCCCGCCGCCCAGGTCCGGGCCCTGTTCCCCGGTCCCCTGGTCAGCCGCACGGGCCAGGGCCCGTCGTCGTTGCGGGAGCTGCGCCGCACGCTGGCCGAGGACGCCCGGCGCGGCTGGTCGATCGAGGACGGGCTGATCACCGAGGGCTTCACCAGCATCGCCGCCTGCGCGTTCGACCACGTGGGCCACCCCACGGCCGCCGTCACCGTCACGTTCCGGCGCGAGACCCGCCCGGAGGACGCCTGGCCGGCCCTCGCCGAGGCCGTCCGCGCCACCGCCGCCGACCTCACCCGCCGCCTCGGCGGTCGCCCCGGCACCGACCCGCGAACGTGA
- a CDS encoding cysteine dioxygenase, whose protein sequence is MAIDGLPERTLDRRELQRLVDDIAGRPELWSHHVAYSSDGRHFASLYRDEYVDVWLLCWTPDNDTGWHDHDVSSGAVRVVAGALKECNPRIGGAHLEAVIPAGTSFSFGPDHIHRLVGAAEASVSLHAYSPPLWRLGQYSIDDEGVMRRLSVSYADELRPLGDVA, encoded by the coding sequence ATGGCCATTGACGGCCTCCCCGAACGCACCCTCGACAGGCGCGAGCTCCAGCGTCTGGTCGACGACATCGCCGGGCGGCCGGAGCTGTGGAGTCACCACGTCGCCTATTCCAGCGACGGGCGGCACTTCGCCTCGCTCTACCGGGACGAGTACGTGGACGTCTGGCTGCTGTGCTGGACGCCCGACAACGACACCGGCTGGCACGACCACGACGTGTCCTCCGGGGCCGTACGGGTCGTGGCCGGGGCGCTCAAGGAGTGCAACCCCCGGATAGGCGGCGCGCACCTGGAGGCGGTGATCCCGGCGGGGACGTCGTTCTCCTTCGGCCCCGACCACATCCACCGGCTGGTCGGGGCCGCGGAGGCCAGCGTGTCCCTGCACGCCTACTCACCGCCGCTGTGGCGGCTGGGCCAGTACTCCATCGACGACGAGGGCGTGATGCGCCGCCTCTCCGTCAGCTACGCGGACGAGCTGCGCCCCCTAGGCGATGTGGCGTAG
- the egtB gene encoding ergothioneine biosynthesis protein EgtB, which produces MAPLTDLDEHALKELIANELGAVRDRSLGLTTGALDVDELTSQVSPLMSPLVWDLAHVGNYEELWLLREAAGIDPMRPEIDTLYDAFEHPRAERPSLPLLPPDEARAYIGTVRAKVLDSLSRVRFRDDDPLTAGGFVYGMVVQHEHQHDETMLATHQLRKGTPALLDPPDGALSAHDGSLPAEVLIEAGPFEMGTSDDPWAYDNERSAHIVDLPAYYLDTTPVTNRAYIAFVEAGGYDDPRWWHPQGWEWRNAKGRRAPGFWTREGGQWLRRRFGRTEPLPLDEPVQHVSFYEADAYARWAGKRLPTEAEWEKAARWDPDAQRSRRFPWGDAYEEGRANLGQQRLRPAPVGSFPGGASAYGVHQMLGDVWEWTSSDFTPYPGFTSFPYKEYSEVFFGPDYKVLRGGSWATHPLAVRGTFRNWDYPIRRQIFTGFRCARDAMETR; this is translated from the coding sequence ATGGCACCGCTGACCGACCTCGACGAGCACGCGCTCAAGGAGCTGATCGCGAACGAGCTGGGCGCCGTCCGCGACCGGAGCCTGGGCCTGACGACCGGCGCGCTGGACGTCGACGAGCTGACCTCGCAGGTCTCGCCGCTGATGTCGCCGCTGGTGTGGGACCTGGCCCACGTCGGCAACTACGAGGAGTTGTGGCTGCTGCGGGAGGCCGCGGGCATCGACCCCATGCGGCCCGAGATCGACACCCTCTACGACGCGTTCGAGCACCCGCGCGCCGAGCGCCCGTCCCTTCCCCTGCTGCCGCCGGACGAGGCCCGCGCCTACATCGGCACCGTGCGGGCCAAGGTGCTCGACTCGCTGTCCCGGGTCCGGTTCCGTGACGACGACCCGTTGACCGCGGGCGGGTTCGTGTACGGGATGGTCGTTCAGCACGAGCACCAGCACGACGAGACCATGCTCGCCACCCACCAACTGCGCAAGGGCACCCCCGCACTGCTCGACCCCCCCGACGGAGCCCTTTCCGCACATGACGGGAGCCTCCCGGCGGAGGTGCTCATCGAGGCGGGCCCGTTCGAGATGGGGACGTCGGACGACCCGTGGGCGTACGACAACGAGCGTTCGGCCCACATCGTGGACCTGCCCGCCTACTACCTCGACACCACTCCGGTCACCAACCGGGCCTACATCGCCTTCGTGGAGGCCGGGGGCTACGACGACCCCCGCTGGTGGCACCCCCAGGGCTGGGAGTGGCGCAACGCCAAGGGACGGCGCGCACCGGGCTTCTGGACGCGCGAGGGCGGCCAATGGCTCCGCCGACGCTTCGGCCGCACCGAGCCGCTTCCCTTGGACGAGCCGGTGCAGCACGTGAGCTTCTACGAGGCGGACGCGTACGCGCGGTGGGCGGGCAAGAGGCTCCCCACGGAGGCCGAGTGGGAGAAGGCCGCGCGCTGGGACCCTGACGCACAGCGTTCCCGCCGCTTCCCCTGGGGCGACGCCTATGAGGAGGGCCGGGCCAACCTGGGGCAGCAGAGGCTCCGCCCCGCTCCGGTGGGCTCGTTCCCCGGAGGGGCGTCCGCCTACGGCGTTCACCAGATGCTCGGTGACGTGTGGGAGTGGACCTCGTCCGACTTCACCCCTTACCCGGGGTTCACGTCGTTCCCCTACAAGGAGTACTCGGAGGTCTTCTTCGGCCCCGACTACAAGGTGCTGCGAGGAGGCTCCTGGGCCACGCACCCGCTGGCCGTCCGGGGCACCTTCCGCAACTGGGACTACCCCATCCGGCGGCAGATCTTCACCGGCTTCCGCTGTGCGCGCGACGCCATGGAGACCCGCTGA
- a CDS encoding LacI family DNA-binding transcriptional regulator, whose protein sequence is MPRQRKRATIREVAQATGLSPAAVSYALRGIQTSEETQERVRAAAEELGYEAHPIARALASGRSGMVGLLCGSLEDYWQQSLATGIGRALVGRDRYALILDAAGDPARELALARRLADQRVDGLIVQPLDPSAALWSELAETLPVVSIGDALHGGLSAGEVVFDNRAGVTLALEHLHALGHRRIAVLTSTRASTPDRPADVHVNAEAERLGIRATVITAPQSWSEATRVALRTLAAPDRPTAVFCFSDSIAYGVYAATRELGLSVPGDVSVCGYDGHPMSELLTPPLTTVDWDIDGIVHAAVRVMVDAIDGRPRRRRIVRAPTLCTRDSTGPAPTPHP, encoded by the coding sequence GTGCCTCGACAGCGGAAGCGGGCGACGATCCGTGAGGTGGCGCAGGCGACCGGCCTGTCGCCCGCCGCCGTGTCGTACGCGTTGCGCGGTATCCAGACCTCCGAGGAGACCCAGGAGCGGGTGCGCGCCGCCGCCGAGGAGCTCGGCTACGAGGCCCACCCGATCGCCCGGGCGCTGGCCAGTGGCCGCAGCGGCATGGTGGGCCTGCTGTGCGGCTCGCTGGAGGACTACTGGCAGCAGTCGCTGGCCACCGGCATCGGCCGGGCGCTGGTCGGCCGCGACCGGTACGCCCTGATCCTCGACGCCGCCGGCGACCCCGCCCGGGAGTTGGCCCTGGCCCGCCGGCTCGCGGACCAGCGGGTCGACGGGCTGATCGTGCAGCCCCTGGACCCGTCCGCCGCCCTGTGGTCGGAGCTGGCCGAGACGCTCCCCGTCGTGTCGATCGGCGACGCCCTGCACGGCGGCCTGTCGGCGGGCGAGGTCGTCTTCGACAACCGCGCCGGCGTCACCCTGGCCCTCGAGCACCTGCACGCCTTGGGCCACCGCCGGATCGCGGTGCTCACCTCCACCCGCGCCAGCACCCCCGACCGCCCCGCCGACGTCCACGTCAACGCCGAGGCCGAACGCCTCGGCATCCGGGCCACCGTGATCACCGCCCCCCAGTCCTGGTCCGAGGCCACCCGGGTCGCCCTGCGCACCCTCGCCGCACCCGACCGCCCCACCGCCGTCTTCTGCTTCTCCGACTCGATCGCCTACGGCGTCTACGCGGCCACCCGCGAGCTGGGCCTGTCCGTCCCCGGCGACGTCTCCGTCTGCGGCTACGACGGCCACCCCATGTCCGAGCTGCTCACCCCACCGCTCACCACCGTCGACTGGGACATCGACGGCATCGTCCACGCCGCCGTCCGCGTGATGGTCGACGCCATCGACGGCCGCCCCCGCCGCCGCCGCATCGTCCGCGCCCCCACCCTGTGCACCCGCGACTCCACCGGCCCCGCCCCGACGCCCCACCCGTGA
- the egtD gene encoding L-histidine N(alpha)-methyltransferase encodes MDRFLTADDLEKALRQDVREGLTASPKTLPPKWFYDEHGSALFEEITRLEEYYPTRREREILRARAGEIAAASGAETLLELGAGSGEKTRLLLDALSEAGTLRAYVPVDVSGDFLTAAAGHIAGDYPALAVHAVVADYEQHLHLLPSGSPRLFVFLGGTIGNFLPADRIAFLSGVRAIMEDGDALLLGADLVKDPERLVRAYDDGQGVTAAFNRNVLRVINRRLDADFDPLGFDHVAVWDAHNEWIEMRLRSLADQTVRIRQLDLTVRFAEGEEMRTEISAKFRPDRLRAELGAAGLSLDTLWTDEAGDFSLSLSRPAL; translated from the coding sequence GTGGACCGATTCCTCACCGCCGACGATCTGGAGAAGGCCCTGCGCCAGGACGTCAGGGAGGGGCTGACCGCCTCGCCCAAGACCCTGCCGCCCAAGTGGTTCTACGACGAGCACGGCAGCGCGCTCTTCGAGGAGATCACCCGGCTGGAGGAGTACTACCCGACCCGCCGGGAGCGCGAGATCCTGCGGGCCCGCGCCGGGGAGATCGCGGCCGCGTCCGGCGCCGAGACCCTGCTGGAGCTCGGCGCGGGCTCGGGGGAGAAGACCCGGCTGCTACTGGACGCCCTGTCGGAGGCGGGCACCCTGCGCGCCTACGTGCCGGTGGACGTGAGCGGCGACTTCCTCACCGCCGCCGCCGGCCACATCGCGGGCGACTACCCCGCGCTGGCCGTGCACGCGGTCGTCGCCGACTACGAGCAGCACCTGCACCTGCTGCCGTCCGGCTCCCCCCGGCTGTTCGTCTTCCTGGGCGGAACGATCGGCAACTTCCTGCCCGCCGACCGGATCGCGTTCCTGTCCGGCGTGCGGGCGATCATGGAGGACGGCGACGCGCTGCTGCTCGGCGCCGACCTCGTCAAGGACCCCGAGCGGCTGGTCCGCGCGTACGACGACGGGCAGGGCGTCACGGCGGCGTTCAATCGGAACGTTCTACGCGTCATCAACCGGCGGCTCGACGCGGACTTCGACCCCCTGGGGTTCGACCACGTCGCCGTCTGGGACGCGCACAACGAGTGGATCGAGATGCGGCTGCGCTCGCTCGCCGACCAGACCGTGCGCATCCGTCAGCTCGACCTCACCGTGCGGTTCGCCGAGGGGGAGGAGATGCGCACGGAGATCTCCGCCAAGTTCCGCCCGGACCGCCTCCGGGCCGAACTCGGGGCGGCCGGCCTCTCCCTCGACACCCTGTGGACGGACGAGGCGGGCGACTTCTCCCTGTCCCTGTCCCGCCCGGCGCTCTAG
- the egtC gene encoding ergothioneine biosynthesis protein EgtC yields MCRHLGYLGPSRTLESLVFEGPYSLEAQSYAPRMTQGNLLNADGFGVGWYHEGRAVRFRRAQPIWTDRSFRELTEVVTATCAVAAIRSATTRFPVDESCAQPFRAGDRLFSHNGKVEGFDDVEDKLRDLAGDLAEAPDARAPVDSALIFGLAARRWREGAGLAEGLAETVTAVAGLAAGRYNLLAADGTALAATTWGDSLFVRTSPGTVWISSEPLDDDPTWEKVPDRSLVAADLDGIRVTPL; encoded by the coding sequence ATGTGCCGTCACCTGGGCTACCTCGGCCCGTCGCGAACCCTGGAGTCGCTGGTGTTCGAGGGGCCGTACTCGCTGGAGGCCCAGTCGTACGCGCCCCGCATGACCCAGGGCAACCTGCTGAACGCCGACGGATTCGGCGTCGGCTGGTACCACGAGGGCCGGGCCGTCCGGTTCCGACGCGCGCAGCCGATCTGGACGGACCGCTCGTTCCGCGAGCTGACCGAGGTCGTCACCGCGACCTGCGCGGTCGCGGCCATCCGCTCGGCCACCACCCGGTTCCCCGTGGACGAGTCGTGCGCCCAGCCGTTCCGGGCCGGCGACCGGCTGTTCAGCCACAACGGCAAGGTCGAGGGCTTCGACGACGTCGAGGACAAGCTCCGGGACCTGGCCGGCGACCTCGCCGAGGCCCCCGACGCCCGCGCGCCCGTCGACTCCGCGCTGATCTTCGGGCTCGCCGCCCGCCGCTGGCGGGAGGGCGCCGGGCTCGCCGAGGGGCTCGCCGAGACCGTCACCGCCGTCGCGGGCCTCGCCGCCGGCCGCTACAACCTGCTCGCCGCCGACGGCACGGCCCTCGCCGCCACCACCTGGGGCGACTCGCTGTTCGTCCGGACGTCCCCGGGCACGGTGTGGATCTCCTCCGAGCCCTTGGACGACGACCCGACCTGGGAGAAGGTCCCCGACCGCTCCCTGGTCGCCGCAGACCTCGACGGCATCCGTGTCACGCCGCTCTGA